A window of Sutcliffiella cohnii contains these coding sequences:
- a CDS encoding ABC transporter ATP-binding protein, whose amino-acid sequence MESIKRYLKFVRPYSWQVIGTVIIGLFKFGLPLLIPLLLKYVTDDILLAEGISTEDKKSELILVMGIIIVIFVVLRPPIEYYRQYLAQWTGSKVLYDIRDKLFDHIQRLSLRFYANNRAGEVISRVIHDVEQTKNFVITGLMNVWLDFATILIVIIIMFQVDVTLTIVSIILFPLYGFSVKYFYSRLRQLTKMRSQALAEVQGHLHERVQGMPVIQSMAIEDYEQEQFQKQNKNFLNKALVHTSWNAKTFAVVNTITDIAPLLVIFYAGYAVINNTLTIGEMIMFITYIDRLYNPLRRLINSSTTLTQSLASMDRVFEFVDEKYDITDKDNAKNIHSVKGDVSISNVSFRYEEENESILKNVSLEVKQGETIALVGMSGGGKSTLVSLLPRFYDVTEGSIRLDGVDIRDVKVQQLRQNIGMVLQDSILFSDSVRENIALGKPDATKEEIIAAAKAANAHEFIMNLQDGYETKVGERGVKLSGGQKQRVAIARVFLKNPPILILDEATSALDLESEHLIQESLERLAADRTTFIVAHRLSTITHANRIVLLEHGEIVEIGSHEELMRKKGHYYELYSIQELE is encoded by the coding sequence TTGGAAAGTATAAAGAGATATTTGAAATTTGTTAGGCCATATAGTTGGCAAGTAATTGGTACCGTTATAATAGGATTGTTCAAATTTGGTTTACCTTTACTAATTCCGCTCTTATTAAAATATGTTACGGATGATATTCTTTTAGCCGAAGGTATTTCAACAGAAGATAAAAAATCTGAACTTATTCTTGTAATGGGAATTATTATCGTTATTTTTGTTGTGTTAAGGCCACCAATTGAATATTATCGTCAATATTTAGCACAGTGGACTGGTAGTAAAGTACTTTATGATATCCGTGATAAACTTTTTGATCACATTCAAAGGCTAAGTCTTCGTTTTTATGCAAACAATCGTGCGGGGGAAGTAATATCTAGAGTAATACACGATGTTGAACAAACGAAAAACTTTGTCATTACTGGCCTTATGAACGTATGGTTAGATTTTGCAACTATACTTATAGTTATCATCATAATGTTTCAAGTGGATGTTACGTTAACAATCGTTTCGATAATTTTATTTCCACTTTACGGGTTTTCCGTAAAATATTTTTATAGTCGATTACGTCAATTAACAAAAATGCGGTCTCAAGCACTTGCTGAGGTGCAAGGGCATTTACATGAACGAGTACAAGGGATGCCGGTCATTCAAAGTATGGCAATAGAGGATTATGAGCAAGAGCAATTCCAAAAGCAGAATAAAAACTTCTTAAACAAGGCGTTAGTACATACGAGTTGGAATGCAAAAACATTTGCTGTTGTCAACACGATTACCGATATCGCTCCATTGTTAGTTATTTTTTATGCAGGATATGCAGTGATCAATAATACGCTAACGATAGGTGAAATGATTATGTTCATTACATACATTGATCGCCTATATAATCCTTTAAGAAGGTTAATAAATTCCTCTACAACGTTAACACAATCGCTAGCTTCTATGGATCGTGTATTTGAATTTGTGGATGAAAAATACGATATTACGGATAAAGATAACGCTAAAAATATTCATTCCGTAAAAGGTGATGTTTCCATCTCTAATGTTTCTTTCCGATATGAAGAAGAGAATGAATCTATACTAAAAAATGTTTCATTAGAAGTAAAACAAGGAGAAACCATTGCATTAGTTGGGATGAGTGGTGGTGGAAAATCGACATTAGTTAGCTTGCTCCCACGTTTTTATGATGTAACGGAAGGAAGTATTCGATTAGACGGTGTCGATATCCGTGATGTAAAAGTCCAACAGCTACGCCAAAATATCGGAATGGTGTTACAAGATAGTATCCTGTTTAGTGATTCAGTTAGAGAAAACATAGCACTAGGAAAACCAGATGCAACGAAAGAAGAAATTATTGCAGCAGCTAAAGCGGCAAATGCACATGAATTTATAATGAATTTGCAAGATGGTTACGAAACGAAAGTAGGAGAAAGAGGAGTAAAGTTATCTGGAGGTCAAAAGCAAAGGGTAGCAATTGCTCGAGTGTTTCTTAAAAACCCACCTATCCTTATTTTAGATGAAGCTACGTCTGCCCTTGACTTAGAGAGTGAGCACCTTATTCAAGAATCGTTGGAAAGGCTTGCTGCAGATAGAACTACTTTTATCGTTGCTCATCGGTTATCTACTATCACCCATGCGAACCGAATTGTTTTATTAGAACATGGAGAAATTGTAGAAATAGGATCTCATGAAGAGTTAATGAGGAAAAAAGGTCATTATTATGAATTGTATAGCATTCAAGAATTAGAATAA
- a CDS encoding small, acid-soluble spore protein K yields MRNKERGFPNQHNNKLEGEPRAKAEYASKRANGTINTHPQERMRASGQRQDNTY; encoded by the coding sequence ATGAGAAACAAAGAGCGTGGTTTCCCTAATCAACATAATAACAAATTAGAAGGTGAACCTAGAGCGAAAGCAGAATATGCTTCGAAACGTGCAAACGGAACGATAAATACCCATCCTCAAGAACGCATGCGTGCATCTGGACAGCGTCAAGATAATACGTATTAA
- a CDS encoding SDR family NAD(P)-dependent oxidoreductase, producing the protein MNTILITGAGTGLGKELALAYAKKGNTIILTGRKLLPLKEVQLLIEEMGGHAEVYTIDITNISELEHSVHKILKHHNVNFLINNAGIGSFGPFTELSLEEIETMINTNVKGTIYMTKIVLPHLLKHRNGKVFNIISTAGQKGKVNESVYVASKFAIRGFTESLQKELEGKLNIKAVYMGGMDTPFWEKSDHIKDKSRLRSPKEIAEKIIKEDENGTDDIFV; encoded by the coding sequence ATGAACACAATTTTAATAACTGGCGCTGGTACAGGTCTAGGCAAAGAGCTTGCATTAGCATACGCAAAAAAAGGGAACACCATTATACTTACTGGTAGAAAATTATTACCTTTAAAAGAAGTCCAACTTTTAATTGAAGAAATGGGTGGCCATGCCGAGGTATATACGATCGATATTACTAACATTAGCGAATTAGAGCATAGTGTACATAAAATATTGAAGCATCATAATGTTAATTTCTTAATTAACAATGCTGGCATTGGATCGTTCGGCCCTTTTACCGAACTTTCTTTAGAAGAAATAGAAACGATGATTAACACGAATGTAAAAGGTACTATATATATGACAAAAATAGTACTCCCCCACTTACTTAAACATAGAAATGGTAAAGTTTTTAATATTATTTCCACTGCTGGGCAAAAGGGGAAAGTAAATGAGAGTGTTTACGTTGCTTCCAAATTTGCAATTAGAGGTTTTACAGAAAGCTTACAAAAGGAATTGGAAGGAAAACTAAATATTAAAGCAGTTTACATGGGTGGCATGGATACTCCTTTTTGGGAGAAATCTGATCATATAAAAGATAAATCGAGACTTCGTTCCCCTAAAGAAATTGCTGAAAAAATTATTAAAGAAGATGAAAATGGTACGGATGATATTTTTGTTTAA
- a CDS encoding YfhH family protein, with amino-acid sequence MEMQKRYSELSSHELRQEIATLKEKARKAEQLGIVNEYAVLERKILMAQAYMLHPDEYKPGEVYELEGDPGVFFEIDYMNGIFAWGRRIHNNVVSKEQEGIPISMFLKK; translated from the coding sequence ATGGAAATGCAAAAAAGATATAGTGAATTGTCATCACATGAATTACGTCAAGAAATTGCTACCTTAAAGGAAAAGGCTCGGAAAGCAGAGCAATTAGGGATTGTAAACGAATATGCTGTTTTAGAAAGAAAAATATTAATGGCTCAAGCCTATATGTTACATCCTGATGAGTACAAGCCAGGAGAAGTATATGAATTGGAAGGCGATCCAGGTGTATTTTTTGAGATTGATTATATGAACGGGATTTTTGCCTGGGGTAGAAGAATTCATAATAATGTAGTAAGTAAAGAACAAGAAGGAATTCCAATATCCATGTTTTTGAAAAAATAA
- a CDS encoding amidohydrolase, whose product MKTLIKNVNIYPVTTTPIFNGYVLVENGKILAFGKEFHSKENVQIVEGDNRYLFPGFIDVHSHLGLYDEGTGWAGNDANETIEPLTPHIRAIDGVHPLDQAFHDAVSYGITTVHIMPGSANVIGGTTSVIKTAGVNILDMIIKETAGLKVALGENPKRIHSQGNKDSITRMGIMGMLREAFYDAKKSEDKDSLRVKPIVLALERKIPVRIHAHRADDIMSAIRFADEFDLDLRIEHCTEGHLIAKELMNRKLKVCVGPTMTRKSKIELKNKTWKTCEILTNHNVEVSITTDHPYTPIQYLNICAAIAVREGLSKQKALEAITINPAKNLQVDNRIGSIEIGKDADLVLWSHHPFHFFAKPLWTMINGEIIYQKNR is encoded by the coding sequence ATGAAAACACTTATAAAAAATGTAAATATTTATCCTGTTACGACAACCCCTATCTTCAACGGTTACGTTTTAGTTGAAAACGGCAAAATATTGGCGTTTGGTAAGGAGTTTCATTCTAAAGAAAATGTTCAAATAGTAGAAGGCGATAATCGTTATTTATTTCCAGGGTTTATTGATGTACATTCTCACCTCGGTCTTTATGATGAAGGAACAGGTTGGGCAGGTAACGATGCAAACGAAACAATCGAACCTCTTACACCACATATTCGAGCAATTGATGGCGTACACCCTTTGGATCAAGCATTCCATGATGCTGTTTCTTACGGAATAACGACAGTCCATATCATGCCAGGAAGCGCTAACGTTATTGGTGGAACAACATCCGTCATTAAAACAGCCGGTGTCAACATTTTAGACATGATTATTAAAGAAACGGCCGGATTAAAAGTAGCTTTAGGGGAAAATCCGAAACGAATTCATAGTCAAGGGAACAAAGATTCCATTACGAGAATGGGAATTATGGGCATGCTAAGAGAGGCATTTTATGATGCAAAAAAGAGCGAGGATAAAGACTCTCTTCGCGTAAAACCAATTGTCTTAGCGTTAGAGAGAAAAATACCCGTTCGCATCCATGCACACCGAGCGGACGATATAATGTCAGCGATTAGATTTGCCGATGAATTCGATTTAGACTTACGTATCGAGCATTGTACGGAAGGTCATTTAATTGCAAAAGAATTAATGAATCGCAAATTAAAAGTTTGTGTTGGTCCAACGATGACTAGAAAATCAAAAATTGAATTAAAAAATAAAACTTGGAAAACGTGCGAAATATTAACTAACCATAATGTTGAAGTTTCTATTACTACCGATCACCCCTACACACCAATTCAATATTTAAACATATGTGCAGCCATTGCTGTAAGAGAAGGGCTAAGTAAACAAAAAGCTTTAGAAGCAATTACTATAAATCCCGCCAAAAACCTACAAGTTGATAATAGAATCGGTAGTATAGAAATTGGAAAAGATGCTGATTTAGTTCTATGGTCTCATCACCCTTTTCACTTCTTTGCAAAGCCTCTTTGGACGATGATAAATGGTGAAATAATTTACCAAAAAAATAGGTAA
- a CDS encoding FUSC family protein: MKLGARILKTGIAITLALYVAQWLDLPSPVFAGIAAIFAIQPSIYRSYLSILEHIQGNLIGAILAVIFGITFGADPFIIGLTAIVLIAINLRLKIENTIPLALVTVIAIMQSPAEGFLEFSFIRFGTVMIGILSAFLVNLVFLPPKYETRLYYKIKETTDDILKWIRISTRHASEHNLLKGDIENLRQRLLKLEQIFTLYKEERTYLRTNKLGKSRKLVLFRQLIVTSNRALFTLKMLHRFENELHHMPTEYQHYLKAELDHLVNFHEQILLKFVGKIKQNNTSEMFEEEKFNKKMFLDEFMRQKEEWCHTECNPDDWYQLFPLISRIVDYSDQLEHLQKLMHSFQNYHNDEFNIRTREEE; the protein is encoded by the coding sequence ATGAAATTAGGAGCCCGAATATTAAAAACGGGAATTGCAATCACTTTAGCGTTGTATGTTGCACAATGGCTGGATTTACCTTCTCCTGTCTTTGCTGGAATTGCTGCAATATTCGCTATCCAACCTTCTATTTATCGCTCATATTTATCTATTTTAGAGCATATTCAAGGTAACTTAATTGGAGCTATTTTAGCAGTTATTTTTGGAATTACTTTTGGAGCAGACCCATTTATTATTGGATTAACAGCCATCGTTTTAATTGCTATAAATTTGCGATTAAAAATTGAAAATACAATCCCACTTGCACTAGTAACTGTCATTGCTATTATGCAAAGTCCTGCGGAAGGGTTTTTAGAATTTTCCTTTATTCGTTTTGGTACTGTAATGATTGGAATATTATCTGCTTTTTTAGTGAACTTAGTCTTTCTACCTCCAAAATACGAGACGAGGCTTTATTATAAAATTAAAGAAACTACGGACGATATTTTAAAATGGATCCGCATCAGTACGCGACATGCTTCTGAACATAATTTATTAAAAGGTGACATCGAAAACTTACGCCAACGTCTACTAAAGCTAGAACAAATTTTCACCTTATATAAAGAGGAACGAACTTATTTACGAACAAATAAATTAGGAAAATCGAGAAAGCTCGTTTTATTTAGACAATTAATCGTAACTAGCAATAGAGCATTGTTCACGTTAAAAATGTTACATCGCTTCGAGAATGAATTACACCATATGCCAACAGAATATCAACATTATTTAAAAGCTGAGCTAGACCATTTAGTTAATTTTCACGAACAAATATTATTAAAATTTGTTGGGAAAATTAAGCAAAATAATACGTCTGAAATGTTCGAAGAGGAAAAATTCAATAAAAAGATGTTTTTAGATGAATTCATGCGTCAAAAGGAAGAATGGTGTCATACAGAGTGCAACCCTGACGATTGGTACCAACTGTTCCCTCTCATTTCAAGAATTGTTGATTATAGCGATCAGCTCGAACATCTTCAAAAACTAATGCACAGCTTTCAAAATTATCATAATGATGAATTTAACATCCGCACCCGCGAAGAAGAATAA
- the recX gene encoding recombination regulator RecX translates to MGIVTKIQVQKNNKSRFNIYMDNGSGEEYAFAVSEDTLIKFHLSKGKELDELQIEEILYGDQIHKATLAAMNFLSYRMRTRKEIEDFLAEKEIESFVRAEVIKKLEEQLLINDEEFARSYVRTQMNTTLKGPEVISRELREKGVSPTIIEEALVEFSFSTQLEHVVKLIEKYSGKYRKDSYKIMLQKLDMTLKRKGYPTTVIQEAFKNVEIEQDTSEEWESLQKAAEKYERKYVKLPPYEYKMKMKGALYRKGFPMELIDRYVEEIEED, encoded by the coding sequence ATGGGTATCGTTACAAAAATCCAAGTACAGAAAAATAATAAAAGTCGTTTTAATATATATATGGATAATGGTAGTGGAGAAGAATACGCATTTGCAGTTAGTGAGGATACATTAATAAAATTTCATTTAAGTAAAGGAAAAGAATTAGATGAACTACAAATAGAAGAAATTTTATATGGTGATCAAATACATAAAGCAACGTTAGCCGCGATGAACTTCTTATCCTATCGAATGAGAACGAGGAAAGAAATAGAAGACTTTTTAGCCGAAAAAGAAATTGAATCATTCGTACGTGCGGAAGTAATAAAAAAACTAGAGGAACAGCTTTTAATTAATGATGAAGAGTTTGCGAGATCTTACGTACGAACGCAAATGAATACAACTTTAAAAGGCCCAGAGGTAATTTCACGAGAACTCAGAGAGAAGGGAGTATCCCCTACTATAATAGAGGAAGCATTAGTAGAATTTTCGTTTTCGACGCAGCTAGAGCATGTAGTAAAGCTTATCGAAAAATATTCAGGGAAGTACCGAAAAGATTCCTATAAAATAATGTTACAAAAGCTAGATATGACTTTAAAAAGAAAAGGTTATCCTACCACAGTCATTCAAGAAGCTTTTAAAAATGTCGAAATAGAACAAGATACTTCAGAAGAGTGGGAAAGCCTTCAAAAAGCAGCAGAAAAGTACGAAAGGAAATACGTAAAGCTGCCTCCTTATGAATATAAAATGAAGATGAAGGGAGCACTATATAGAAAAGGTTTTCCGATGGAATTAATTGACCGTTATGTTGAAGAGATAGAAGAAGATTAG
- a CDS encoding gamma-type small acid-soluble spore protein codes for MANNRQAGRTQSGTNIQEVRQQNAQSASGNSQYGTEFASETNVQEVRQQNAQSQAKKNQRQQ; via the coding sequence ATGGCAAACAATCGTCAAGCTGGTAGAACTCAATCTGGTACTAACATTCAAGAAGTAAGACAACAAAACGCTCAGTCTGCTTCTGGAAACAGCCAATATGGTACTGAATTCGCTAGTGAAACTAACGTACAAGAAGTGAGACAGCAAAACGCTCAATCTCAAGCAAAGAAAAACCAACGTCAACAATAA
- the ntdP gene encoding nucleoside tri-diphosphate phosphatase — MGCPIEGEKIQIHSYKHNGLIHRVWDETTVLKGTQNLVIGGNDKTIVTESDGRTWITREPAICYFHSQHWFNIIGMIREDGVYYYCNISSPFIYDEEALKYIDYDLDIKVFPDMTFMLLDEDEYEKHRREMNYPDVIDKILKSNVNTLISWIRQRKGPFDPDFIDIWYERYLMYHK; from the coding sequence ATGGGGTGTCCCATCGAAGGAGAAAAGATTCAAATACACAGTTATAAGCATAACGGACTAATTCATAGAGTTTGGGATGAGACAACCGTTTTAAAAGGGACACAAAATCTTGTCATTGGTGGAAATGATAAAACAATTGTAACCGAATCGGATGGTCGTACATGGATAACGAGAGAACCAGCCATTTGCTATTTTCATTCCCAACATTGGTTTAACATAATTGGAATGATCAGAGAGGACGGAGTGTACTATTATTGTAATATTAGTTCTCCATTTATATATGACGAAGAAGCTTTAAAGTATATTGATTATGATTTGGATATAAAAGTGTTCCCTGACATGACTTTTATGTTGTTAGACGAAGATGAATATGAGAAGCATCGAAGAGAAATGAACTACCCGGATGTTATTGATAAAATTTTAAAAAGCAATGTAAACACGCTAATTTCATGGATTCGACAAAGAAAAGGACCGTTTGATCCAGATTTTATTGATATATGGTATGAACGATATTTAATGTACCATAAATAG
- a CDS encoding YpzG family protein, translating to MGHKNKTHFNHRFASDDHPFPQPNAHRKHTYRQVNGETQEAQNIIILHRQTRKRS from the coding sequence ATGGGTCATAAAAATAAAACTCATTTTAATCACCGTTTTGCGAGTGACGATCATCCTTTTCCTCAACCAAACGCTCATAGGAAACATACGTATCGACAAGTAAATGGTGAAACACAAGAAGCTCAAAATATCATTATTTTACACAGACAAACGCGAAAAAGATCATAA
- a CDS encoding metal-dependent hydrolase encodes MDTGTHIVMGIAIGTIATIDPVVSSHPETAKAIMIGALIGSQAPDLDTILKLKNNAKYIKNHRGITHSIPAVILWPILISGIIYLFLPEASLFHLWLWTFLAVILHVFVDIFNAYGTQALRPFTKKWIALGIINTFDAFIFGMHIFGLILWAFGFSPQYTFLVIYVILIGYYVLRYQMQQNVLKKVKSMIPSSKSIIISPTIHFNQWHLAITTDQNFYVARAVLNKIIIHDTFEKVPLPDNAIIAAAKLDDNVAAFLSFSPVYRWEMEEYSDHYEVRFIDLRYRSKGFYPFVAVVQLDFDLNIVSSYTGWIFSEEKLRSKLDLIPNET; translated from the coding sequence TTGGATACTGGTACACATATCGTGATGGGAATTGCAATTGGTACAATTGCAACAATTGATCCTGTTGTCTCAAGCCATCCCGAAACAGCGAAAGCTATTATGATTGGAGCTCTTATCGGTTCGCAAGCTCCTGATTTAGATACGATATTAAAATTAAAAAATAACGCAAAATATATAAAAAATCACCGTGGAATAACACATTCTATTCCCGCTGTCATTTTATGGCCAATTCTTATTAGTGGAATAATTTATTTGTTTCTCCCAGAAGCTAGTCTTTTCCACTTATGGCTTTGGACGTTTCTAGCTGTCATTTTACATGTCTTTGTTGATATTTTTAATGCATACGGAACACAAGCATTAAGACCTTTCACAAAGAAATGGATTGCTCTTGGTATCATTAACACTTTTGATGCTTTTATTTTTGGTATGCACATATTTGGGTTAATCTTATGGGCGTTCGGTTTCTCGCCACAATATACATTTCTCGTTATTTACGTTATTCTCATTGGATATTACGTGCTTCGGTACCAGATGCAACAAAATGTATTAAAGAAAGTTAAGTCGATGATACCTAGTTCAAAAAGCATCATTATTTCTCCTACTATTCATTTTAATCAATGGCATTTAGCGATTACGACTGACCAGAACTTTTATGTAGCAAGAGCAGTACTAAATAAGATTATCATTCATGATACGTTTGAGAAAGTACCACTTCCTGACAATGCAATTATTGCCGCTGCAAAACTGGACGATAACGTTGCTGCATTTCTATCCTTTTCTCCAGTGTACAGATGGGAAATGGAAGAATATAGTGACCACTACGAGGTTCGCTTTATCGATTTACGTTATCGTAGTAAAGGCTTTTACCCTTTCGTTGCTGTCGTTCAGCTTGATTTCGACTTAAATATCGTTAGCTCATACACAGGGTGGATCTTCAGTGAAGAAAAACTTCGTAGCAAATTAGATTTAATTCCAAACGAGACATAA
- the mutY gene encoding A/G-specific adenine glycosylase, whose translation MNLNSLLQTFSTVDFQNDLIEWFSKEQRDLPWRKDQDPYKVWVSEIMLQQTKVDTVIPYFNSFIEQFPNIESLANAEEERVLKAWEGLGYYSRARNLQAAVREVHEVYRGVVPNNVKDISSLKGVGPYTTGAILSIAYGIPEPAVDGNVMRVLSRILLIREDIAKPKTRKIFEEVIREIISKENPSFFNQGLMELGAIVCTPTSPSCLLCPVREHCRAFHEGEQNELPVKTKKKSTKQVNLVAGVFFDEKGNVLVQQRPENGLLAKLWEFPTVERVVELETPKQQLQRFMLEENGINVEVEDYICDIQHVFSHLVWNINVYVGKVNGTFENSTIKAVSREKQELLPFPVSHQNIWKEVQKYK comes from the coding sequence ATTAATTTGAATTCATTATTACAAACGTTTTCTACTGTAGATTTCCAGAACGATCTAATAGAGTGGTTTTCAAAAGAGCAACGAGATTTGCCATGGAGAAAAGATCAAGATCCATATAAAGTGTGGGTTTCAGAAATTATGTTACAACAAACGAAAGTAGATACAGTAATTCCTTACTTTAATTCCTTCATAGAGCAATTTCCAAACATTGAAAGTTTAGCTAATGCAGAGGAAGAAAGAGTGTTAAAAGCTTGGGAAGGGTTAGGTTATTATTCTCGAGCTAGGAATTTACAAGCAGCAGTTAGGGAAGTACATGAAGTTTACCGTGGAGTAGTACCTAATAACGTGAAAGACATTTCCTCATTAAAAGGAGTAGGTCCATATACGACAGGTGCCATTTTAAGTATAGCATACGGAATTCCTGAGCCGGCTGTCGATGGGAATGTAATGAGAGTTTTATCGAGAATTTTACTTATTCGAGAAGACATTGCTAAACCAAAAACTAGGAAAATATTTGAAGAAGTTATACGTGAAATAATTAGTAAAGAGAATCCATCCTTTTTCAATCAAGGACTCATGGAGCTTGGTGCAATTGTTTGTACACCAACATCACCCTCTTGCTTATTATGTCCAGTAAGAGAACATTGCAGAGCCTTTCATGAGGGTGAGCAAAATGAACTTCCTGTAAAAACAAAGAAAAAGTCAACAAAACAAGTAAATTTAGTTGCTGGAGTATTTTTTGATGAAAAAGGAAATGTATTAGTTCAGCAAAGGCCAGAAAATGGCTTGTTAGCTAAACTTTGGGAGTTTCCTACGGTTGAGCGAGTAGTTGAATTAGAAACACCAAAACAACAACTACAACGCTTTATGTTAGAGGAAAATGGAATTAATGTTGAGGTTGAAGACTATATTTGCGATATTCAACATGTTTTTTCTCATCTTGTCTGGAACATTAATGTGTATGTTGGAAAAGTAAACGGAACATTTGAAAATTCAACTATAAAGGCTGTATCTAGGGAAAAACAAGAACTGTTGCCATTTCCTGTTTCTCATCAAAATATTTGGAAAGAAGTACAAAAGTATAAATAG
- a CDS encoding TIGR01777 family oxidoreductase, producing MKIAIAGGTGLVGKALTNTLIKHGHEVYILTRNVKTNNSSSKITYVSWLNSGDYPEESLKNVDAFINLAGESINSGRWTEKRKERIKNSRIQATNEVIRIMTALPNKPKVLINASAIGFYGTSYSETFTEDSVTPGHDFLASTVKDWEKTARKAESLGVRTVLARFGIILDRNEGALPKLLIPYKLFAGGNLGTGEQWMSWIHIDDVVHGLIYCLQTNNMEGPVNFVSPQPLKMKEFGLTLGRVLQRPHWFPTPALPIKLALGEMSLLILEGQKVLPTKLHDYHFLFPTLEKALKNILQNET from the coding sequence ATGAAAATTGCTATTGCCGGTGGTACTGGTTTAGTCGGAAAAGCTTTAACAAACACATTAATTAAACATGGCCATGAAGTATATATTTTAACTAGAAATGTAAAAACCAATAACTCTTCATCGAAGATAACATATGTAAGTTGGTTAAACAGCGGTGATTATCCTGAAGAGTCATTAAAAAACGTTGATGCTTTTATTAACCTTGCTGGTGAGTCGATCAATAGTGGTCGCTGGACTGAGAAACGAAAAGAACGGATAAAAAATAGCCGAATCCAAGCAACAAATGAAGTCATTCGAATTATGACAGCATTACCTAATAAACCAAAAGTGTTAATCAATGCAAGTGCAATTGGTTTTTACGGAACTTCGTATTCAGAAACTTTTACAGAGGATAGTGTTACACCTGGACATGACTTTTTAGCATCAACAGTGAAAGATTGGGAAAAAACAGCTCGTAAAGCAGAGTCTTTAGGAGTACGTACCGTTCTTGCAAGGTTTGGAATTATTTTAGATCGAAATGAAGGTGCGCTGCCAAAACTGTTAATTCCATATAAGCTTTTTGCTGGAGGGAATTTAGGTACTGGTGAACAATGGATGTCATGGATACATATTGATGACGTTGTTCATGGTTTGATTTATTGTTTACAAACGAACAATATGGAAGGACCTGTAAACTTTGTTTCACCTCAACCGTTAAAAATGAAAGAATTTGGTCTAACGTTAGGTCGTGTTTTACAAAGGCCCCATTGGTTCCCCACACCAGCCTTACCAATTAAATTAGCACTTGGCGAAATGAGTTTATTAATACTAGAAGGGCAAAAAGTATTACCAACTAAATTACATGATTATCATTTTCTATTTCCTACTTTAGAAAAAGCTTTGAAAAATATACTACAAAACGAAACATAG
- a CDS encoding YgaB family protein, with product MEQFDIEVAKQLEIMDKLLYLQAEIERCQSIEKQLIELENGTKLLSVQNEIKEMKEELLSIQLLFKKQTEETLRSYKKSAITSA from the coding sequence TTGGAACAATTTGATATTGAAGTTGCCAAACAACTAGAAATAATGGATAAGCTATTGTATTTACAAGCTGAAATTGAACGATGTCAATCAATTGAAAAACAATTAATAGAACTTGAAAATGGAACGAAATTACTCTCTGTACAAAATGAAATAAAAGAAATGAAGGAAGAACTACTATCTATCCAGCTATTATTTAAAAAACAAACGGAAGAAACTTTACGATCATACAAAAAATCAGCTATAACTAGTGCATAA
- a CDS encoding YfhJ family protein: protein MILNEYIEQLTDRLLKQNQHLTYNQARAWVEHLWEDFESTYAKAGYEYKGKEMTAKIVVQWIDNHGVTLHEFLSNNPKYAHLFTDLKH from the coding sequence ATGATTTTGAATGAATATATTGAACAATTAACTGATAGACTGTTGAAACAAAATCAACATTTAACGTATAACCAAGCACGTGCATGGGTTGAGCATTTGTGGGAGGACTTTGAATCGACTTATGCAAAAGCAGGTTATGAATATAAAGGAAAAGAAATGACAGCTAAAATAGTTGTTCAGTGGATAGATAACCACGGTGTAACATTGCATGAGTTTCTTTCCAATAATCCGAAATATGCCCACTTATTCACCGATTTAAAACATTAA